In the genome of Candidatus Paceibacterota bacterium, one region contains:
- a CDS encoding MFS transporter, with translation MREYLERKYGVTTPVFVLSVVSFFNDVASEMLYPIVPIFLTSVLGAPASIVGLIEGIAEGTASLLKGFSGRLSDMTGKRKIFVVVGYGLGTIANLFYGIANTWHLVLAGKFTSRLGKGIRTSARDALIAENVEPKMLGRAFGFHRGTDTLGAILGPLLAILLLHFYQDNYRLMFFLALIPTSIALILLVVYIKEKQRSVIAPSAEKFRISALPRKFLFFVVISTIFAIGNSSDAFLILRAKGLGFSLIVTVLAYVLYNITYSAFSLPAGIISDKLGEKKVYVLGLVIFAVVYAGFALIQSPLHIWILFPVYGFYMALTDGVSKSYIANIVPTEKLGTAYGFYYMLTGIAAFIASLVGGLLWTHWGPETTFFYGAVLALTAALLFVLVEGLPSKAEHYR, from the coding sequence ATGCGTGAATATTTGGAAAGGAAATATGGTGTCACTACGCCCGTTTTTGTGCTCTCTGTAGTAAGCTTCTTCAATGATGTTGCTTCGGAAATGCTTTATCCAATCGTTCCGATATTCCTCACTTCTGTACTCGGTGCTCCTGCTTCTATTGTAGGCCTCATCGAAGGCATTGCTGAGGGTACGGCAAGTTTGTTAAAAGGATTTTCTGGAAGACTTTCCGATATGACCGGAAAGCGCAAGATTTTCGTAGTTGTTGGGTATGGGCTCGGTACGATTGCAAATCTGTTCTATGGAATAGCAAACACTTGGCACCTGGTCCTTGCGGGGAAATTCACTAGTAGACTTGGGAAGGGGATACGCACGAGTGCGCGTGATGCACTCATTGCAGAAAACGTCGAGCCAAAGATGCTCGGTCGTGCCTTTGGCTTTCACCGCGGGACTGATACGCTTGGAGCAATTCTTGGGCCGCTGCTGGCGATACTGTTGTTGCACTTCTATCAGGATAACTATCGCCTGATGTTTTTCCTTGCGCTTATTCCAACTTCTATTGCACTCATACTTCTTGTAGTGTACATAAAGGAAAAACAGCGATCCGTAATTGCGCCCAGTGCAGAAAAGTTCCGCATAAGTGCTCTGCCTCGAAAGTTTCTCTTCTTCGTAGTGATCTCAACAATTTTTGCTATTGGAAATAGCTCTGATGCGTTCTTGATCTTGCGTGCGAAGGGGCTTGGCTTTTCGCTTATCGTGACGGTGCTTGCATATGTACTCTATAACATCACCTACTCTGCATTCTCGCTCCCAGCGGGAATTATTTCGGACAAGCTTGGTGAGAAGAAAGTGTATGTGCTCGGACTTGTTATATTCGCTGTTGTGTACGCGGGCTTTGCACTGATACAATCGCCACTACATATCTGGATACTCTTTCCTGTATATGGATTCTATATGGCGCTTACTGATGGAGTGTCAAAGTCATACATCGCAAATATCGTTCCAACCGAAAAACTCGGAACCGCATATGGATTTTATTATATGTTGACCGGTATCGCTGCATTTATCGCATCGCTTGTTGGAGGACTGCTTTGGACGCATTGGGGACCAGAGACAACATTTTTCTATGGTGCCGTGCTTGCACTTACTGCGGCACTCCTCTTTGTACTCGTTGAGGGGCTTCCAAGTAAGGCTGAGCACTACCGATGA
- a CDS encoding bacteriohemerythrin, with the protein MNFIDWDESYSVGIDLIDNQHKKLFETINNYHSEHSDTEDSLNRLLAYIDFHFSTEEDYFHRFNYEDTIEHTAQHLRYRDEINSLYSKYHYRNDDEKIRAELEEFIRNWITHHIKISDKQYTKCFKEHGL; encoded by the coding sequence ATGAACTTCATAGACTGGGACGAGAGCTACAGTGTCGGCATAGACCTTATCGACAATCAACACAAAAAACTGTTTGAAACAATTAATAATTATCATAGTGAGCATAGTGATACCGAGGACTCTCTAAACAGACTCCTTGCCTACATCGATTTCCATTTCTCTACCGAAGAGGATTATTTTCATAGATTCAATTACGAGGACACCATTGAGCACACCGCGCAACATTTACGCTATAGAGATGAAATTAATTCACTCTATTCAAAGTATCATTACCGCAATGATGACGAGAAGATACGCGCGGAGCTTGAAGAATTCATTAGGAATTGGATAACACACCATATCAAGATATCGGATAAACAATACACGAAGTGCTTCAAAGAGCATGGACTCTAG
- a CDS encoding LemA family protein, with amino-acid sequence MPTTYILIAVVVIVGLFLMSTYNRLVRLVNRAKAAWQDIEVQLKRRYDLIPNLVETVKGYTKHEEGTLTKVIEARNMAMAAPHDAMHMGAAEAGLAGALKSVFALSEAYPDLKANQSFLNLQMELSDTENKIQAARRFYNTNVLDLTNAIQAFPSNIIAGMFGFKALEYFDLGDNDAAQQNVAVKF; translated from the coding sequence ATGCCAACAACATATATTCTTATCGCAGTGGTTGTAATTGTAGGGCTTTTCTTGATGTCTACCTATAACCGCCTTGTGCGCCTCGTGAATCGCGCTAAGGCTGCTTGGCAGGATATCGAAGTACAGCTCAAGCGCCGCTATGATCTTATCCCAAATCTTGTAGAGACCGTAAAGGGCTATACAAAGCATGAAGAGGGAACACTTACAAAGGTTATTGAGGCTCGTAATATGGCAATGGCTGCTCCTCATGATGCTATGCACATGGGCGCTGCTGAGGCAGGTCTTGCAGGCGCACTCAAGTCAGTGTTTGCACTCTCGGAGGCATATCCTGACCTTAAGGCAAATCAAAGTTTCCTGAACCTCCAGATGGAGCTTTCAGATACAGAGAACAAGATTCAGGCAGCACGCCGTTTCTATAATACGAATGTACTCGATCTTACAAATGCGATTCAGGCATTTCCAAGCAATATCATTGCAGGGATGTTTGGATTTAAGGCTCTTGAGTACTTCGACCTCGGCGACAATGATGCTGCTCAGCAGAACGTAGCCGTCAAATTCTAG
- a CDS encoding zinc ribbon domain-containing protein yields MQITSFLRKIANVPEIEAEHVGAEIGEKRTTLLGYILLTAMVLAGIWQGQTLIDKIAANVKQPDAPSSCAYALKHRLDSKLPDAYASPYNYPYVSDFLACKPSAYETSNGLGEVFAKLEVLAFERNTAAQKINDLENGRGDANILLDRAKTDYDLMLQEKQARVAQPVFQNGLGLQNTVIGTSADIKAIEAQLTPLRQRVKEIDAEVKTIAESNREVLSTEFASYERALAWANTLRALLELLLITPLFWFALRRYFIAAGKRSFTAIIWTAITTIFALLFAQVIAVFIYDIIPHALIEVLIKLFAQFKFIATIAQYLLLLLVPALFGGVVYLIQKRVYGGRAVYLRAMKNMKCPNCSMHLRDNVRFCPVCGFQVKEKCPSCGADRYKGLEHCDQCGVKA; encoded by the coding sequence ATGCAAATCACATCTTTTTTGCGCAAAATCGCCAATGTTCCCGAGATTGAGGCTGAACATGTTGGTGCAGAAATCGGAGAGAAGCGTACAACGCTTCTCGGCTACATCCTGCTCACTGCTATGGTGCTTGCGGGTATTTGGCAGGGTCAGACACTTATCGACAAAATCGCCGCTAATGTAAAACAGCCCGATGCTCCATCATCGTGCGCATATGCGCTAAAGCATCGTCTTGATTCGAAGCTTCCCGATGCATATGCTTCTCCCTATAACTATCCATATGTGAGTGATTTTCTCGCATGTAAACCTAGCGCATATGAGACGAGTAATGGTCTCGGCGAGGTCTTTGCAAAGCTCGAAGTACTTGCGTTTGAGCGTAATACTGCAGCACAAAAGATAAACGATCTTGAGAATGGTCGCGGTGATGCAAATATCTTGCTTGATCGCGCGAAGACTGATTATGATCTGATGCTGCAAGAGAAGCAGGCAAGAGTAGCGCAACCCGTATTCCAGAATGGTCTTGGCCTGCAGAATACCGTTATTGGCACATCTGCAGACATAAAGGCTATTGAGGCACAGCTTACTCCATTGCGACAGCGCGTAAAGGAGATCGATGCTGAGGTGAAGACGATTGCTGAGTCAAATAGAGAAGTACTCAGTACGGAGTTTGCTTCTTATGAGCGCGCGCTCGCATGGGCAAATACACTCCGCGCACTTCTTGAACTGTTGCTCATCACTCCGCTCTTTTGGTTCGCACTACGCCGTTACTTCATTGCAGCGGGGAAGCGATCGTTTACTGCGATCATTTGGACTGCGATTACGACGATATTTGCCTTGCTCTTTGCACAGGTTATTGCGGTGTTCATTTATGACATCATCCCGCATGCACTTATTGAAGTACTCATTAAGCTTTTCGCACAGTTTAAGTTTATAGCAACGATTGCGCAGTACTTACTCCTTCTTTTGGTTCCCGCACTCTTTGGAGGTGTAGTGTACCTTATTCAGAAACGGGTTTATGGAGGTCGTGCAGTCTACTTGCGTGCGATGAAGAACATGAAGTGTCCGAACTGCTCAATGCACCTTCGCGATAATGTCCGCTTCTGTCCCGTTTGTGGTTTCCAGGTGAAGGAAAAGTGTCCTTCCTGTGGAGCAGATCGCTATAAGGGCCTCGAGCATTGTGATCAGTGCGGCGTAAAGGCATAG
- a CDS encoding NUDIX domain-containing protein: MSLRDTFPLAVVIGRFQVPRLHNGHIQLVAAAQAHAQCVSMKTDMLIVIGVSPALPNKANPLSFEARRAMISAQFEGFPMEHILPLKDRGNNDLWSRDLDALIQKHAHGRPVTIYGSRDSIVSTGSYKGKYPTHYVEAEGLYSGTEERAQLANNDFVTLHLAMDEHFRRGFISAIMTRDPVCNSTVDAAIISRDKRFVVLGQKERDHGKFRFPGGFFDKELDFDDEAAAIREAREECGDLVFGEAVPLGSAVIDDWRYRGTGDYIKTQLYLLPHESGELKTLDKDDLSGVSWHPIDQLLNLIIPDHELLAKKLLNYLNK, encoded by the coding sequence ATGAGCCTTCGGGATACATTTCCCCTCGCTGTTGTAATCGGACGGTTCCAAGTCCCCCGACTGCACAATGGACACATCCAGCTCGTCGCTGCCGCACAGGCACACGCTCAGTGTGTTTCGATGAAGACGGACATGCTCATCGTAATCGGCGTCAGCCCCGCCCTTCCGAACAAAGCAAATCCGCTCTCGTTCGAGGCACGACGTGCCATGATCTCGGCCCAGTTCGAGGGATTTCCTATGGAACACATCCTCCCCTTAAAGGATCGAGGCAACAATGATCTATGGTCGCGTGATCTCGATGCGCTCATCCAGAAACACGCACACGGCCGACCGGTCACGATCTATGGATCGCGCGATAGCATCGTCTCTACTGGGTCCTACAAGGGGAAATATCCGACACACTACGTCGAAGCGGAGGGCCTCTACTCCGGAACAGAAGAGCGCGCGCAGCTTGCGAATAATGATTTCGTGACGCTGCACCTCGCGATGGATGAACACTTCCGACGCGGATTCATATCGGCGATCATGACGCGCGACCCTGTTTGCAACAGCACCGTCGATGCAGCGATCATCTCGCGTGACAAGCGCTTCGTCGTGCTCGGACAGAAGGAGCGCGACCATGGGAAGTTCCGTTTCCCTGGAGGATTTTTCGACAAAGAGCTCGATTTCGACGATGAAGCTGCTGCGATTCGCGAAGCGCGCGAAGAATGTGGCGACCTCGTCTTCGGAGAAGCAGTTCCCCTAGGCTCTGCAGTAATCGACGACTGGCGCTATCGAGGGACCGGCGACTACATCAAGACGCAGCTCTATCTGCTCCCTCACGAGAGCGGTGAGCTGAAGACCCTCGACAAAGATGATCTTTCGGGAGTCTCGTGGCATCCGATCGACCAACTCCTCAACCTGATTATTCCGGACCACGAGCTGCTCGCAAAGAAGCTGCTCAACTACCTCAATAAATGA
- a CDS encoding nicotinate phosphoribosyltransferase: MDFAKRAHDHSFHYDWIIRSLLDIDFYKLLMLQCIWLFFPTTVIRFSLMNRTKRVRLANIIDEAQLRAQLDHVRSLSFRENELVWLAGNKFYGKRDIFRPIFIGWLRDLRLPDYQLSRTKDGQWELVFEGTWVEVTLWEIYAIVIVNTLRNRAGLAMMNKSELDIFYALGKARAWEKVKIFREFENLNLTDFGTRRRHEFLWQKWVVELFAEMLGPKNFSGTSNALLAMELGLEAKGTNAHELPMVLAALAYGEHVLESTVLRGEKVRESQYDVLHYWQKTYGDVLTVFLPDTFGTTQFLKNAPEWLASWRGGRPDSKDPFLATEEFAAWWQFHKQDPREKLSLPCDGLDAPVIADLHRKYYGHIGIGYGLGTFGTNDFRGCHPRGLTDLDPISLVCKVSHVFVNGIWIPAVKLSDNYEKATGPKDMVAEYRAIFGTEGVANAPVVV, from the coding sequence ATGGATTTTGCAAAACGCGCTCACGACCATTCGTTTCATTACGACTGGATCATCCGTTCGCTTCTAGACATCGACTTCTACAAACTCTTGATGCTCCAGTGCATCTGGTTATTCTTCCCCACGACGGTCATCCGCTTTTCCCTCATGAACCGCACCAAGCGCGTCCGCCTCGCCAACATCATCGACGAGGCACAACTTCGTGCGCAGCTCGACCACGTGCGCTCACTTTCCTTCCGGGAAAATGAACTCGTCTGGCTTGCGGGCAATAAGTTCTATGGGAAGCGCGATATTTTCCGTCCCATATTCATCGGGTGGCTACGCGACCTGCGCCTCCCCGATTACCAACTCAGTCGCACTAAAGATGGTCAGTGGGAGCTTGTCTTCGAAGGAACGTGGGTCGAGGTCACCCTCTGGGAGATCTACGCTATTGTCATCGTGAACACTCTGCGTAATCGTGCAGGGCTCGCCATGATGAACAAGAGCGAGCTCGACATTTTCTATGCGCTCGGCAAAGCCCGCGCATGGGAGAAGGTCAAGATCTTCCGAGAGTTCGAGAACCTCAACCTCACTGACTTCGGCACCCGTCGCCGCCACGAATTCTTGTGGCAGAAGTGGGTCGTCGAACTCTTTGCAGAAATGCTTGGACCGAAGAACTTTTCCGGCACTTCCAATGCACTCCTGGCGATGGAGCTTGGGCTTGAAGCCAAAGGCACAAATGCCCACGAGCTCCCTATGGTGCTCGCGGCGCTTGCCTATGGTGAGCATGTCCTCGAGAGCACTGTACTGCGTGGAGAGAAAGTACGCGAATCGCAGTATGACGTCCTTCACTACTGGCAGAAGACCTATGGTGACGTGCTCACCGTCTTCTTGCCCGATACGTTCGGAACTACGCAATTCCTCAAGAATGCGCCCGAATGGCTCGCTAGCTGGAGGGGTGGCCGACCTGATTCCAAGGATCCCTTCCTTGCAACGGAAGAATTCGCCGCTTGGTGGCAATTCCATAAGCAGGATCCAAGAGAAAAGCTTTCTCTCCCCTGCGACGGGCTTGATGCTCCAGTCATTGCCGACCTTCACCGCAAGTACTACGGTCACATCGGTATCGGCTATGGCCTCGGCACATTCGGCACCAATGACTTCCGTGGTTGTCATCCGCGAGGTCTTACCGACCTCGATCCCATTTCGCTGGTGTGCAAAGTTTCGCACGTCTTCGTGAATGGGATCTGGATACCCGCCGTCAAACTCTCGGACAACTACGAGAAGGCCACAGGACCGAAGGATATGGTTGCCGAGTACCGTGCCATCTTTGGCACCGAAGGTGTCGCGAATGCTCCTGTTGTCGTGTAA
- a CDS encoding MerR family transcriptional regulator, with translation MSYNINALAKLANVSVRTLHHYDAIGLLVPERNGKNKYRVYGESELLRLQQILFFRELEFSLPEIAAMVDSPEFDVLTALREHRTMLLGKQKRTTALIKMVDKTMNRLTKHLHMKDEELYDAFSKEEMEELSREAKQRWGHTDQYKESEKKMRGMSKEQFAVIQREGEEIAREGALLVCEPIDSVSAQSLIAKHYKHLSNFYTPTPEMYKGLAEMYLVDTRFTEYFAKYDPRLPQFMHDAMVHFADQQIKNRA, from the coding sequence ATGTCTTATAACATCAACGCGCTTGCGAAGCTTGCGAATGTGAGTGTGCGCACATTGCATCATTATGATGCTATTGGATTGCTTGTACCCGAGCGCAATGGGAAGAACAAATATCGTGTGTACGGAGAATCAGAACTACTGCGGTTACAGCAGATTCTTTTTTTCCGTGAGCTCGAATTCTCTCTTCCCGAAATCGCAGCAATGGTCGATAGTCCAGAGTTTGATGTACTCACCGCGCTTAGGGAACATCGTACGATGCTTCTTGGAAAACAAAAGCGTACCACTGCACTTATTAAGATGGTCGACAAGACGATGAATAGATTAACAAAACATTTACATATGAAAGACGAAGAATTATATGATGCTTTCTCGAAGGAGGAGATGGAAGAACTTTCGAGAGAGGCGAAACAGCGCTGGGGTCATACCGACCAGTACAAGGAGTCAGAGAAGAAGATGCGTGGGATGAGCAAAGAGCAGTTCGCAGTCATCCAGAGAGAGGGTGAAGAGATAGCCAGGGAGGGCGCGCTTCTTGTGTGTGAGCCAATTGATAGCGTCAGTGCACAGTCGCTCATTGCGAAGCACTACAAACATCTCTCAAACTTCTACACTCCAACCCCAGAAATGTATAAGGGTCTTGCGGAGATGTATCTCGTAGATACACGCTTCACAGAATATTTTGCAAAGTACGATCCCAGACTTCCGCAGTTTATGCATGATGCAATGGTGCACTTCGCAGATCAGCAAATAAAAAACAGAGCATAG
- a CDS encoding M48 family metalloprotease has protein sequence MATLYTQQESNISKTWFFLIGFFGLVIGVGWVFAQVNNNPSMLIIAVVVALVMNLGAFWFSDSIVLSMVHAKRVEKREEATELWNLVENLCITSGLPMPKIYIVEDASPNAFATGRDPQHAAIAVHTGLLRLLNRNELEGVIAHELSHIGNRDTLISTIAVVLAGLIAILSDWMLRSMFWGGRRRSNDNEGGSPVMLILGIAVALLAPIFATMMKLAISRKREFLADASGALLTRYPEGLASALEKISGMHAESTTANSATATLYFANPFEGTGQFVAKLFATHPPTEERIAALRGMPAPVKQ, from the coding sequence ATGGCAACACTGTATACACAGCAAGAATCGAATATCTCAAAAACATGGTTTTTCCTTATCGGATTTTTTGGATTGGTGATTGGAGTAGGGTGGGTGTTTGCGCAAGTGAATAATAATCCATCGATGCTTATCATTGCCGTGGTGGTAGCGCTCGTCATGAACCTCGGGGCATTCTGGTTCTCGGACTCTATTGTGCTCAGCATGGTACATGCAAAGCGTGTTGAAAAGAGAGAGGAGGCAACGGAGCTTTGGAATCTTGTTGAAAATCTTTGTATCACTTCAGGGCTTCCGATGCCAAAGATCTATATCGTCGAAGATGCTTCGCCAAATGCATTTGCGACGGGGCGAGATCCGCAGCATGCGGCGATTGCTGTGCATACCGGACTACTACGACTCCTCAATCGTAATGAACTCGAAGGCGTGATTGCGCATGAGCTTTCACATATCGGCAATCGCGACACGCTCATCTCTACTATCGCAGTCGTGCTCGCGGGGCTCATTGCGATTCTTTCTGATTGGATGCTTCGCTCGATGTTCTGGGGTGGGCGCCGTCGTAGTAATGATAATGAGGGAGGCAGTCCAGTGATGCTCATTCTAGGCATTGCAGTTGCCCTGCTAGCGCCGATCTTTGCAACAATGATGAAGCTCGCAATCTCACGTAAACGTGAATTCCTAGCGGACGCATCAGGTGCACTCCTTACGAGGTATCCTGAGGGACTCGCAAGCGCACTTGAGAAAATCTCAGGCATGCATGCGGAGTCGACGACCGCAAACTCTGCGACTGCAACGCTCTACTTCGCAAATCCATTTGAGGGAACAGGGCAGTTTGTTGCCAAACTTTTTGCAACACATCCGCCGACGGAAGAGAGAATTGCAGCATTGCGTGGAATGCCGGCGCCGGTCAAACAATAG
- a CDS encoding nicotinamidase yields MREFPKFYNPEHAALWSYRPNLRKVVEAAFDYARDNHIAPAASDTTRVVLMPIDVQRDFCFPEGALFVAGRSGQGAIDDSRRLSEFIYRELPHITTISPTLDTHEPFQIFSPMFWRDENFVPLLPHDMIDGDLIIQRGGKTFGRALPSMDIAAMLGMSYIELVRQVSFYVKQVLSGGHSGKYMLYLWPEHCILGSEGHNPVGVVDEARMFHAYARVSQNRPELKGQDTLTESYSVFSPEVTEHWNGKQPIAARNQRFMDHILSYQKILVAGQALSHCVQSSLDDLLAEIRRRDARLAGNVYILSDTMSSVVVPDGPDFTEKGEEALKRFAAAGMHIVRSTDPMSSWIY; encoded by the coding sequence ATGCGCGAATTTCCCAAGTTCTATAACCCCGAGCACGCTGCACTCTGGTCCTACCGGCCGAATCTCCGGAAGGTGGTCGAAGCCGCGTTCGATTACGCCCGTGACAATCACATTGCCCCGGCAGCGAGCGACACAACGAGGGTGGTTCTGATGCCCATCGATGTACAGCGCGACTTCTGTTTTCCTGAAGGGGCGCTCTTTGTTGCTGGTCGCAGTGGGCAAGGTGCGATTGATGACTCGCGTCGTCTTTCGGAATTCATCTATCGCGAACTACCGCATATCACTACGATCAGTCCAACGCTCGACACACATGAGCCGTTCCAAATCTTCTCTCCGATGTTCTGGCGAGATGAAAACTTTGTGCCGCTCTTACCGCACGACATGATCGATGGCGATCTCATCATCCAGCGTGGAGGCAAGACCTTCGGTCGCGCACTTCCTTCCATGGATATTGCGGCCATGCTTGGTATGTCATATATCGAACTGGTGCGCCAGGTGAGCTTCTACGTGAAGCAAGTCCTCTCGGGTGGCCATTCGGGCAAGTACATGCTCTATCTCTGGCCGGAGCACTGCATCCTTGGTTCCGAGGGGCACAATCCCGTCGGTGTCGTTGATGAAGCGCGCATGTTCCATGCGTATGCACGCGTGTCGCAGAATCGGCCTGAACTGAAAGGTCAGGATACGCTTACCGAAAGCTACTCGGTCTTCTCTCCGGAGGTGACTGAGCATTGGAATGGCAAGCAACCCATTGCTGCGCGCAATCAGCGCTTCATGGATCACATCCTTTCCTACCAGAAGATACTCGTTGCAGGTCAGGCGCTCTCGCACTGCGTACAGTCATCCCTCGATGATCTCCTTGCGGAGATTCGCCGACGTGATGCACGGCTTGCAGGTAATGTGTACATACTCAGTGACACCATGTCTTCGGTTGTGGTCCCCGATGGACCCGACTTCACCGAGAAGGGCGAAGAAGCTCTCAAGCGTTTCGCTGCTGCAGGCATGCACATCGTGCGTTCGACGGATCCGATGAGTTCGTGGATCTACTAA
- the nadE gene encoding NAD(+) synthase, translated as MPNLFSDHRFPGLKIAIAQLLVIPGDVTGNTANIMTEITKARACGADIIVFPELAVTGYLLGDRFEEEDFLHEITHANQMIAAASEDIIVIWGTVITDFEKRGEDGRARKYNAACIAKDGCSVSNGLLLGYVPKTNLPKYRIFDDARHFTPSQTLAQEVDIPLASLLFPFRVKLPSSGETIALGLTICEDLWEDDYANKPSQIYAENAADIIINLSCSPWTEGKTGARDHMLKKRACESKLPILYVNAVGLQNNVKNLIWFDGGSTAVHSDGEIIWRMPQHEASLGYLHGMIHEEPKEPLSGVAECHAPLIAAMKQFYAPFKKVVVGLSGGIDSAVQLALLVEAIGAPKVLAINMPTKFNSNTTQDLAKKCASNLGVEYIVIPIQPIVDVIKEALAKAGFSNLPSLVEENIQARTRSADILAAVAQTLGGVFTCNGNKTEMALNYFTLYGDGAGASAFLADFWKGEIYDLANYLNEQAGRELVSMGIIDVIPSAELSADQNVDEGKGDPIFYPYHDNLLRAFTELRWTPATVMQHLIEGNLEEKLNCAGGTLRKYFKTRKQFVDNLEWAWERYNIEWKRGQTAPCFLVSRRAFGSDRRSTIAPSHTSLEYERLVYLYLHTEDGNCRIGI; from the coding sequence ATGCCCAACCTTTTTTCTGACCACCGATTCCCCGGACTCAAGATCGCGATTGCGCAACTCCTCGTCATCCCTGGTGATGTGACCGGCAATACGGCAAACATCATGACCGAGATCACGAAAGCACGCGCCTGCGGCGCCGATATCATCGTCTTCCCTGAACTCGCCGTCACCGGCTATTTGCTTGGAGACCGTTTCGAAGAAGAAGATTTTCTTCACGAAATCACACATGCCAACCAGATGATCGCTGCGGCCAGCGAAGATATCATCGTCATCTGGGGCACCGTCATCACCGACTTCGAAAAACGCGGTGAGGATGGCCGTGCACGCAAGTACAATGCCGCATGTATCGCCAAAGATGGCTGCAGCGTCAGCAATGGTCTTCTCTTGGGATATGTACCAAAGACAAACCTGCCCAAATACCGCATTTTTGATGACGCGCGACACTTCACTCCGTCGCAAACCCTCGCGCAAGAAGTCGATATCCCCCTTGCTTCACTTCTCTTCCCATTTCGCGTCAAACTCCCCTCTTCAGGTGAGACGATTGCTCTGGGACTGACAATCTGTGAAGACCTCTGGGAAGATGATTACGCAAACAAGCCTTCGCAGATCTACGCCGAAAATGCAGCCGACATCATCATCAACCTTTCGTGTTCACCGTGGACTGAGGGGAAGACCGGAGCGCGTGACCACATGCTCAAAAAGCGTGCATGCGAGTCCAAGCTCCCCATCCTCTATGTGAATGCCGTCGGTCTGCAAAACAACGTCAAGAACCTCATCTGGTTCGACGGAGGTTCGACCGCAGTGCACAGCGATGGCGAAATCATCTGGCGCATGCCTCAACATGAAGCTAGTCTCGGCTATCTTCACGGTATGATCCACGAGGAACCCAAGGAACCCCTTTCGGGTGTGGCGGAATGTCATGCGCCCCTCATCGCGGCCATGAAACAGTTCTACGCGCCTTTTAAAAAGGTAGTCGTCGGACTTTCCGGTGGCATCGACTCAGCAGTGCAACTCGCCCTGCTCGTCGAAGCCATCGGTGCCCCTAAGGTACTCGCCATCAACATGCCGACGAAATTCAACTCGAACACGACCCAGGATCTTGCAAAAAAATGTGCAAGCAACCTTGGTGTCGAATACATCGTGATTCCCATTCAGCCGATTGTTGATGTCATCAAGGAAGCGCTCGCGAAAGCTGGCTTTTCGAATCTTCCGTCGCTCGTTGAGGAAAATATCCAAGCACGCACACGAAGTGCGGATATCCTCGCAGCTGTGGCGCAAACGCTTGGCGGTGTCTTCACCTGCAACGGCAACAAAACCGAAATGGCACTCAACTACTTCACGCTTTACGGCGATGGAGCTGGGGCGTCTGCATTCCTCGCAGATTTCTGGAAGGGTGAAATCTATGACCTCGCGAACTACTTGAACGAACAGGCGGGGCGAGAACTCGTCTCCATGGGTATCATCGATGTCATTCCCTCTGCGGAACTTTCTGCCGATCAAAATGTCGATGAAGGAAAAGGAGATCCCATCTTCTATCCTTACCATGACAATCTACTCCGCGCGTTCACCGAACTGCGCTGGACTCCGGCGACCGTGATGCAGCACCTCATCGAGGGTAACCTCGAAGAGAAGCTCAACTGCGCAGGAGGTACACTCAGGAAATATTTCAAGACCCGAAAGCAGTTCGTCGATAATCTTGAGTGGGCCTGGGAGCGATATAATATCGAATGGAAGCGTGGACAAACAGCCCCCTGCTTCTTAGTCTCGCGTCGCGCTTTCGGTTCCGACCGTCGCAGCACGATTGCACCATCGCATACGTCGCTCGAGTACGAGCGTCTCGTCTATCTCTACCTGCATACCGAAGATGGCAACTGCCGCATCGGCATCTAG